In the genome of Pseudomonas sp. LBUM920, one region contains:
- a CDS encoding acyl-CoA dehydrogenase C-terminal domain-containing protein: MADYKAPLRDMRFVLNEVFEVATTWAQLPALADTVDAETVEAILEEAGKVTAKSIAPLSRNGDEQGCRWADTVVSTPDGFPQAYKTYAEGGWVGVGGDPVFGGMGMPKAVSAQVEEMINSSSLAFGLYPMLTSGACVSINTHASEALKATYLPKMYSGEWAGSMCLTEAHAGTDLGIIRTKAEPQADGSYTISGTKIFITGGEHDLTENIIHLVLAKLPDAPAGPKGISLFLVPKFMVNADGSLGARNPVSCGSIEHKMGIQASATCVMNFDEAVGYLVGEPNRGLAAMFTMMNYERLGVGIQGLASGERSYQNAIEYARDRLQSRAPTGAQAKDKVADPIIVHPDVRRMLLTMKAANEGGRAFSTYVATQLDIAKFSEDAAARERADNLVALLTPVAKAFLSDLGLETTVLGQQVFGGHGYIREWGQEQLVRDVRITQIYEGTNGIQALDLMGRKIVGSNGAFYTLFADEIRQFIATAGAQLGEFTRPLSAAVDNLDELTAWVLDRAKTNPNEIGAASVEYLHAFGYMAYAYMWARMAKAAWGKESEEDFYASKLGTARFYFARLLPRIHSLSASVKAGSESLFLLDEALF, encoded by the coding sequence ATGGCTGATTACAAAGCGCCGCTGCGTGATATGCGCTTCGTCCTCAACGAAGTCTTTGAGGTCGCCACGACTTGGGCCCAATTGCCGGCATTGGCAGACACCGTGGATGCCGAAACCGTCGAGGCGATCCTTGAGGAAGCCGGCAAGGTCACTGCCAAATCCATCGCACCGCTGAGCCGCAATGGCGACGAGCAAGGCTGCCGTTGGGCCGATACCGTGGTCAGTACGCCGGATGGTTTCCCCCAGGCCTACAAAACCTACGCCGAAGGTGGCTGGGTGGGTGTAGGCGGCGACCCTGTCTTTGGCGGCATGGGCATGCCCAAGGCGGTGTCGGCCCAGGTCGAGGAAATGATCAACTCGTCGAGCCTGGCGTTCGGCCTGTACCCGATGCTGACCTCTGGCGCCTGCGTGTCGATCAACACTCACGCCAGTGAAGCACTCAAGGCCACCTACTTGCCGAAGATGTATTCCGGCGAGTGGGCCGGCTCCATGTGCCTGACTGAAGCACACGCGGGCACCGACCTGGGAATTATCCGCACCAAGGCTGAGCCGCAGGCGGACGGTTCCTACACCATCAGCGGCACCAAGATCTTCATCACCGGTGGCGAACACGACCTCACCGAAAACATTATCCATCTGGTGCTTGCCAAGCTGCCGGATGCGCCGGCCGGTCCCAAAGGCATCTCGCTGTTCCTGGTCCCCAAGTTCATGGTCAATGCCGACGGCAGCCTGGGCGCGCGTAACCCGGTGAGCTGTGGCTCGATCGAACACAAGATGGGCATCCAGGCGTCTGCGACCTGCGTGATGAACTTCGACGAAGCCGTGGGTTACCTGGTGGGCGAGCCGAACCGTGGGTTGGCGGCGATGTTCACCATGATGAATTACGAGCGTCTGGGGGTGGGTATCCAGGGGCTGGCATCCGGCGAGCGCTCTTATCAGAACGCGATCGAATATGCGCGTGATCGCCTGCAAAGCCGCGCACCGACCGGCGCCCAGGCTAAAGACAAAGTGGCCGACCCGATCATCGTGCATCCGGACGTGCGCCGTATGCTGCTGACCATGAAGGCTGCGAATGAAGGCGGTCGCGCGTTCTCCACGTACGTGGCAACGCAATTGGACATCGCCAAGTTCAGCGAGGACGCCGCCGCCCGTGAGCGTGCGGACAATCTGGTGGCACTGTTGACGCCCGTCGCCAAGGCGTTCCTCAGCGACCTGGGCCTGGAAACCACCGTGCTCGGTCAGCAAGTGTTTGGCGGCCACGGCTACATTCGCGAGTGGGGCCAGGAGCAACTGGTGCGTGATGTGCGCATCACTCAGATCTACGAAGGCACCAACGGCATTCAGGCGCTGGACTTGATGGGCCGCAAGATTGTCGGCAGCAACGGCGCGTTCTATACCTTGTTCGCTGACGAGATCCGTCAGTTCATTGCCACCGCGGGCGCCCAACTGGGTGAGTTCACCCGTCCGCTGAGCGCGGCGGTGGACAACCTGGATGAGTTGACTGCCTGGGTGCTGGACCGCGCCAAGACTAACCCGAATGAAATCGGTGCAGCGTCGGTGGAATACCTGCACGCCTTTGGCTACATGGCGTACGCCTATATGTGGGCCCGCATGGCGAAGGCTGCGTGGGGCAAAGAGTCGGAGGAAGACTTCTACGCGAGCAAGCTGGGCACGGCGCGTTTCTACTTTGCGCGCCTGCTGCCGCGTATCCATTCGCTGAGTGCGTCGGTAAAAGCCGGTAGCGAATCACTGTTTTTGCTGGATGAGGCACTGTTCTAA
- a CDS encoding YqaE/Pmp3 family membrane protein, producing the protein MDIIRIIIAILLPPLGVFLQVGFAGAFWLNILLTLCGYFPGIIHAVYIIAKR; encoded by the coding sequence ATGGACATCATTCGCATCATCATCGCCATTCTGCTGCCGCCACTGGGTGTGTTCCTGCAAGTGGGTTTCGCCGGCGCGTTCTGGCTGAACATCCTGCTGACCCTGTGCGGTTACTTCCCGGGCATCATCCACGCCGTGTACATCATCGCCAAACGCTAA
- a CDS encoding acyl-CoA dehydrogenase C-terminal domain-containing protein, translated as MPDYKAPLRDMRFLIDNVFDFHGHYTALGATDASPDMVSAILEEGAKFCENVLAPLNRSGDEEGCHFDNGVVTTPKGFKQAFAQYVEGGWHGVAADPAYGGQGLPHSLGLVLSEMIGSSNTSWGMYPGLTHGAMSAIHAHGTEEQKATYLTKLTAGEWTGTMCLTEAHCGTDLGLIKTRAVPQADGSYAVTGSKIFISAGEHDLSANIIHLVLAKLPDAPAGTKGISLFIVPKFHADSGERNAVHCGSIEHKMGIKASATCVLNFDGAKGFLIGEANKGLNCMFTMMNHARLGTGMQGLCNGEASFQGAVKYANDRLQMRSLTGAKAPEKAADPIIVHADVRRMLLTMKAFNEGNRALAYFTAQLLDTAHLSNDAGQRQEAEDLLAFLTPICKAFMTDTGLEVTNHGMQVFGGHGYIREWGMEQLARDARIAPIYEGTNGIQALDLLGRKVLGSQGKLLRGFTKIVHKFCAANAEHPQLKAHVAQLDQLNQQWGELTMKVGMAAMKNPDEVGAAAVDYLMYSGYVILAYLWLRMAIAAQAQDDTEFAQAKLATCDFYFKRLLPRTATHRAAVEAGSECLMSLPAQLFAL; from the coding sequence ATGCCTGACTACAAAGCTCCCCTGCGCGACATGCGCTTTCTGATCGACAACGTGTTTGATTTCCACGGCCACTACACGGCCCTCGGCGCCACAGACGCCAGCCCGGATATGGTCAGTGCGATCCTCGAAGAAGGCGCCAAATTCTGCGAAAACGTGCTTGCGCCGCTTAATCGCAGCGGCGATGAGGAAGGCTGCCATTTCGATAATGGCGTGGTCACCACACCCAAGGGCTTCAAGCAAGCTTTCGCCCAGTACGTGGAAGGCGGCTGGCACGGCGTGGCAGCGGACCCCGCCTACGGTGGGCAAGGCTTGCCGCACTCGCTGGGGCTGGTGTTGAGCGAAATGATCGGCTCCAGCAACACGTCCTGGGGCATGTACCCGGGGCTGACCCATGGCGCAATGTCGGCGATCCACGCCCATGGCACCGAGGAGCAGAAAGCCACCTACCTGACCAAACTCACCGCCGGCGAATGGACCGGCACCATGTGCCTGACCGAAGCCCACTGCGGCACCGATCTGGGGCTGATCAAGACCCGCGCCGTGCCCCAGGCCGACGGCAGTTATGCGGTCACCGGCAGCAAGATCTTCATCTCGGCCGGCGAGCATGACCTGAGTGCGAACATCATCCACTTGGTGCTGGCCAAACTGCCGGATGCGCCGGCGGGCACCAAAGGTATCTCGCTGTTTATCGTGCCCAAGTTCCATGCCGACTCGGGTGAGCGCAACGCGGTGCACTGCGGCTCCATCGAGCACAAGATGGGCATCAAGGCCTCGGCCACGTGCGTGCTCAACTTCGACGGTGCCAAGGGGTTTCTGATTGGTGAGGCGAATAAAGGCCTCAACTGCATGTTCACCATGATGAACCACGCACGGCTGGGGACTGGCATGCAGGGCCTGTGCAATGGCGAGGCGAGCTTCCAGGGCGCGGTCAAATACGCCAATGATCGCCTGCAAATGCGCTCGCTGACCGGCGCCAAAGCCCCGGAAAAGGCCGCCGACCCCATCATCGTGCACGCTGATGTTCGCCGCATGTTGCTGACCATGAAAGCTTTCAACGAAGGCAACCGCGCGCTGGCGTATTTCACCGCGCAATTGCTCGACACCGCGCACCTGAGCAACGACGCGGGCCAGCGCCAGGAGGCTGAAGACCTGTTGGCGTTTCTCACGCCGATCTGCAAAGCCTTTATGACCGACACGGGCCTGGAGGTGACCAACCACGGCATGCAGGTATTCGGCGGTCACGGCTATATTCGCGAATGGGGCATGGAACAGCTGGCACGGGATGCGCGGATCGCGCCGATCTATGAAGGCACCAATGGCATCCAGGCGCTCGACCTACTGGGGCGCAAGGTGTTAGGTAGCCAGGGCAAGCTGCTGCGTGGTTTTACCAAAATCGTGCATAAATTCTGCGCGGCAAATGCCGAGCACCCGCAGCTCAAGGCCCATGTGGCGCAACTCGATCAACTGAACCAGCAATGGGGCGAGCTGACAATGAAGGTCGGCATGGCCGCCATGAAAAACCCCGACGAAGTGGGCGCGGCGGCTGTGGATTACTTGATGTACAGCGGTTACGTGATCCTGGCCTACCTGTGGTTGCGTATGGCGATAGCGGCTCAAGCACAGGACGACACCGAGTTTGCCCAGGCTAAGTTGGCGACCTGCGACTTCTACTTCAAGCGTTTGCTGCCGCGCACGGCCACGCACCGGGCTGCGGTGGAGGCGGGCAGCGAGTGCCTGATGAGCCTGCCTGCTCAGTTGTTTGCACTGTAG
- the pqqD gene encoding pyrroloquinoline quinone biosynthesis peptide chaperone PqqD — MSFDRSRIPTWRQGYRYQYEPAQKGHVLLYPEGMIKLNDSAALIGGLIDGERDVAAIIAELDKQFPGVPELGQDIEDFMEVARAEHWIELA; from the coding sequence ATGAGCTTTGATCGCAGCAGAATACCGACCTGGCGCCAGGGCTATCGCTACCAGTACGAGCCCGCGCAAAAAGGCCACGTATTGCTCTACCCCGAAGGCATGATCAAGCTCAACGACAGCGCCGCATTGATCGGTGGTCTGATCGATGGCGAACGCGACGTGGCTGCCATCATCGCTGAGCTGGATAAACAATTCCCCGGCGTACCTGAACTCGGTCAAGACATCGAGGATTTCATGGAGGTCGCCCGTGCTGAGCACTGGATCGAACTTGCCTGA
- a CDS encoding diguanylate cyclase, producing the protein MSRASAVRFSHFLPSLLLLLAGLSAAYVKDLNVFFTSLFNVLPTLVLLLGGSYCAVYRRQRELFLMITVYVVYFLLDTQTDYYRDNGRVREDAAVVFHLCCLLLPLLFSIYALWQEKTHLFRDFVARCAVLIAVGSVALALEQSFPQALLSWLAEIRWPALHGSWMSLIQLSYPMFLIGFVTLAAQYWYQPRPLHAAQLVGLLGLFWMLPQTFILPFTLNIMCSQVMLMIAAGVAHEAYQMAFRDELTGLPGRRALNERMQRLGRNYVLAMSDVDHFKRFNDTHGHDVGDQVLRLVASKLSKVNGGGRAYRYGGEEFAVVFAGKTLDECMPHLEEIREIIAHYDIKLRNPDRPHDDQQGRQRRAGSGASSVSVTVSIGVAERQAEQRTPEEVLKSADEALYAAKGAGRNCVVAAGQTRRGAVRMASAAG; encoded by the coding sequence TTGTCACGCGCGTCCGCTGTACGTTTCAGTCATTTCCTACCTTCACTGCTGTTACTGCTGGCGGGGCTGTCGGCTGCGTACGTGAAGGACCTCAATGTGTTCTTCACCTCGCTCTTCAACGTGCTGCCGACCTTGGTGCTGCTGCTGGGCGGCTCGTATTGCGCGGTGTATCGGCGCCAGCGTGAACTGTTTCTGATGATCACGGTGTACGTCGTTTATTTCCTGTTGGACACCCAGACCGATTACTACCGCGACAATGGCCGAGTCCGGGAAGACGCGGCGGTGGTGTTTCATCTGTGCTGCCTGTTGCTGCCGTTATTGTTCAGTATCTACGCGCTGTGGCAGGAGAAAACCCACCTGTTTCGCGATTTCGTGGCCCGTTGCGCCGTGCTCATCGCGGTCGGCAGCGTGGCCCTGGCGCTTGAGCAAAGCTTCCCGCAAGCCCTGTTGAGCTGGCTGGCGGAGATTCGCTGGCCGGCCTTGCACGGCAGCTGGATGAGCCTGATCCAGCTGTCGTACCCCATGTTCCTGATTGGATTTGTCACCCTGGCGGCGCAGTACTGGTATCAGCCGCGCCCGTTGCATGCCGCGCAACTGGTTGGCTTGCTCGGGCTGTTCTGGATGTTGCCGCAGACCTTTATCCTGCCCTTTACCCTGAACATCATGTGCAGCCAGGTGATGCTGATGATCGCCGCGGGCGTGGCGCATGAGGCGTATCAAATGGCCTTCCGTGACGAACTGACCGGCTTGCCGGGCCGCCGCGCGCTCAACGAACGCATGCAGCGCCTGGGCCGCAACTATGTGCTGGCGATGAGTGACGTCGATCACTTCAAGCGTTTCAACGACACCCACGGTCATGACGTCGGCGACCAGGTATTGCGCCTGGTCGCCAGCAAGCTCTCCAAGGTCAATGGCGGCGGGCGTGCCTACCGCTACGGCGGTGAAGAGTTTGCGGTGGTCTTCGCCGGCAAGACGCTGGATGAGTGCATGCCGCACCTCGAAGAAATTCGCGAGATCATCGCCCACTACGACATCAAGCTGCGCAACCCCGACCGCCCTCATGACGACCAGCAGGGCCGCCAACGCCGCGCGGGCAGCGGCGCGTCGAGTGTTTCGGTAACCGTCAGCATCGGTGTGGCCGAGCGCCAGGCCGAACAGCGCACTCCGGAAGAAGTGCTCAAATCCGCCGACGAGGCGCTTTATGCCGCCAAGGGCGCCGGGCGTAACTGCGTGGTCGCGGCCGGGCAAACCCGGCGTGGCGCGGTGCGCATGGCGAGTGCTGCCGGTTGA
- the pqqE gene encoding pyrroloquinoline quinone biosynthesis protein PqqE: MLSTGSNLPEKPPVGLPLWLLAELTYRCPLQCPYCSNPLDFAEQGKELSTEQWIKVFREAREMGAAQLGFSGGEPLVRQDLAELIAEARKLGFYTNLITSGIGLTEQKISDFKKAGLDHIQISFQASDEQVNNLLAGSKKAFAQKLEMARAVKAHGYPMVLNFVTHRHNIDKIDRIIELCIALEADFVELATCQFYGWAQLNRVGLLPTKEQLVRAERITNEYRAKLEAEGHPCKLIFVTPDYYEERPKACMNGWGSIFLTVTPDGTALPCHGARQMPVQFPNVRDHSMQHIWYDSFGFNRFRGYDWMPEPCRSCDEKEKDFGGCRCQAFMLTGDASNADPVCSKSEQHGIILQAREEAEHATQTIEQLAFRNERNSRLIAKG, encoded by the coding sequence GTGCTGAGCACTGGATCGAACTTGCCTGAAAAGCCACCTGTTGGCCTGCCGCTGTGGCTGCTCGCCGAGCTGACTTACCGTTGCCCGTTGCAATGCCCGTACTGCTCAAATCCGCTGGATTTCGCCGAGCAGGGCAAGGAGCTGAGCACTGAGCAATGGATCAAAGTGTTTCGCGAAGCCCGGGAGATGGGCGCGGCACAACTGGGGTTCTCCGGCGGTGAACCGCTGGTACGCCAGGACCTCGCCGAGCTGATTGCCGAAGCGCGCAAGCTGGGCTTCTACACCAACCTGATCACCTCCGGCATCGGCCTCACCGAGCAGAAAATCAGCGACTTCAAGAAAGCCGGCCTGGACCATATCCAGATCAGCTTCCAAGCCAGCGATGAGCAAGTGAACAACCTGTTGGCCGGGTCGAAAAAAGCCTTCGCGCAAAAGCTGGAAATGGCCCGAGCGGTGAAGGCGCATGGCTATCCGATGGTGCTGAACTTCGTCACGCATCGGCACAATATCGACAAGATCGACCGCATCATCGAGCTGTGCATCGCACTGGAAGCAGACTTCGTCGAGCTTGCTACCTGCCAGTTCTACGGTTGGGCGCAGCTCAATCGTGTGGGGTTGTTGCCGACCAAAGAACAGCTGGTGCGCGCCGAACGCATCACCAACGAGTACCGGGCCAAGCTCGAAGCCGAAGGTCACCCGTGCAAGCTGATCTTCGTTACACCGGACTACTACGAAGAACGCCCAAAAGCCTGCATGAACGGCTGGGGCAGTATCTTTCTTACCGTAACGCCGGACGGCACTGCCCTGCCCTGCCATGGTGCCCGACAAATGCCGGTGCAATTTCCCAACGTGCGCGACCACAGCATGCAGCACATCTGGTACGACTCGTTTGGCTTCAACCGCTTTCGCGGCTACGACTGGATGCCCGAGCCGTGCCGTTCATGCGATGAAAAGGAAAAGGACTTCGGCGGCTGCCGCTGCCAGGCGTTCATGCTCACCGGCGACGCGAGCAACGCCGACCCGGTGTGCAGCAAGTCCGAGCAGCACGGCATCATCCTGCAAGCGCGGGAAGAAGCCGAGCACGCCACCCAAACCATCGAGCAATTGGCCTTTCGCAACGAGCGCAACTCGCGGCTCATTGCAAAAGGCTGA
- a CDS encoding LysR family transcriptional regulator, with the protein MDFKQLRYFVAVYEEGHVGRAAERLSISQPALSQQIRQLEQNLDVSLFERSSKRLLPTLAAHTLYNHALPLIDGMQQAVEALRNFKGQAMRTLAIGVLQTVHTSLVPQMLERVRKAQPHLVVQIYELTGLEIERRLLNGSLDIGISYLPPRQPGLHGVLLYEDELKVVIPEDHPLREFKKVSLKQAAELPMLLLGEEFQVRQIWQGQLANLGRRPQVQAELNTMVGILDSLPHTKLATVLPGRSQDEHNSKALLWKPLSEPRVALKVGLVCRDVQRQQATVALLRTLLEDVMNAPQEPA; encoded by the coding sequence ATGGATTTCAAGCAACTGCGTTATTTCGTCGCGGTGTATGAGGAAGGCCATGTGGGCCGCGCTGCGGAGCGTCTGTCGATCTCACAACCAGCCCTGTCGCAACAGATTCGCCAACTGGAGCAGAACCTGGATGTGAGCCTGTTCGAGCGCAGCAGCAAGCGCCTGCTGCCGACGCTGGCCGCGCATACCTTGTACAACCACGCATTGCCGCTGATCGACGGTATGCAACAAGCCGTCGAAGCCTTGCGCAACTTCAAGGGCCAGGCCATGCGCACTCTGGCCATCGGCGTGCTACAAACGGTGCACACCAGCCTGGTCCCGCAAATGCTTGAGCGCGTGCGCAAGGCCCAGCCGCATCTGGTGGTGCAGATCTACGAATTGACCGGCCTGGAGATTGAACGGCGCTTGCTCAACGGCTCGCTGGACATCGGCATCAGCTACCTGCCGCCGCGCCAGCCAGGGCTGCACGGCGTGCTGTTGTATGAAGACGAATTGAAGGTGGTAATCCCCGAAGACCATCCCCTGCGCGAATTCAAGAAGGTTTCGCTGAAACAGGCGGCCGAATTACCGATGCTGCTATTGGGAGAGGAGTTTCAGGTGCGGCAGATCTGGCAGGGCCAGCTCGCCAACCTCGGGCGCCGCCCACAGGTGCAGGCCGAACTGAATACCATGGTCGGGATTCTCGACAGCCTGCCCCATACCAAACTGGCCACGGTACTGCCCGGGCGGTCGCAGGATGAGCACAACAGCAAGGCGCTGCTGTGGAAACCCTTGAGCGAGCCCAGGGTGGCGCTGAAAGTGGGCTTGGTGTGCCGCGACGTACAGCGCCAGCAAGCAACGGTTGCGTTATTGCGCACGCTGCTGGAAGACGTGATGAATGCCCCGCAGGAGCCTGCCTGA
- the pqqC gene encoding pyrroloquinoline-quinone synthase PqqC yields the protein MTDTPLTPAEFEHALRAKGAFYHIHHPYHVAMYEGRATREQIQGWVANRFYYQVNIPLKDAAILANCPDREIRREWIQRLLDHDGAPGEDGGIEAWLRLGQAVGLDPDQLRSQELVLPGVRFAVDAYVNFARRASWQEAASSSLTELFAPQIHQSRLDSWPQHYPWIDPTGYEYFRTRLGQARRDVEHGLAITLQHYTTREGQERMLEILQFKLDILWSMLDAMSMAYELNRPPYHSVTDQRVWHKGITL from the coding sequence ATGACTGACACACCGCTGACGCCCGCCGAGTTCGAGCATGCCTTGCGTGCCAAGGGCGCCTTTTACCATATCCATCACCCGTACCACGTGGCGATGTATGAAGGCCGCGCCACCCGCGAGCAGATCCAGGGATGGGTCGCCAACCGCTTCTACTATCAGGTGAATATCCCGCTGAAAGACGCCGCGATCCTGGCCAATTGCCCGGACCGTGAAATCCGTCGCGAATGGATCCAGCGCCTGCTCGACCACGACGGTGCCCCCGGTGAAGACGGCGGCATTGAAGCCTGGTTGCGTCTGGGCCAGGCCGTTGGTCTGGACCCGGACCAGCTGCGGTCCCAGGAACTGGTGCTGCCCGGCGTGCGTTTTGCCGTGGATGCCTACGTCAACTTTGCCCGCCGTGCCAGTTGGCAAGAAGCCGCCAGCAGCTCGTTGACCGAGCTGTTCGCGCCGCAGATCCACCAGTCGCGCCTCGACAGCTGGCCGCAGCACTATCCGTGGATCGACCCAACCGGTTATGAGTATTTCCGCACTCGCCTGGGCCAGGCCCGTCGCGATGTGGAGCACGGTTTGGCGATCACGTTGCAGCACTACACCACTCGCGAAGGTCAGGAGCGCATGCTGGAGATTCTCCAGTTCAAACTCGACATTTTGTGGAGCATGCTGGATGCCATGAGCATGGCCTACGAACTGAACCGCCCGCCGTATCACAGCGTGACTGATCAGCGTGTATGGCATAAAGGGATCACCCTATGA
- a CDS encoding aspartate aminotransferase family protein, with protein sequence MNLFRRPAPSLDDLILDAPHEDLPSDALMPTVARPAQVFVRGQGSWLWDSDDRAYLDFSQGSAANSLGHSPQVLVKALADQTQALINPGNGLHNRHQLNLVDRLCHHTGSDQGYLLNSGAEACEAAIKLARKWGQQHRGGAYHIISASTGCHGRSFAAMAASTGAGGNRFEPQLPGFSHVPFNDLPALHAAVDAQTVAIMLEPIQGAAGVIPATEHYLKGVERLCRELGILLILDEVHTGIGRCGTLLVEQQYGVRADIITLGKGLGGGVPLAALLARGKACCFEVGELDGTHHGNALMAAAGEAVLKTVVEEGFLEQVRESGLYLGEGLARLAYRYDHGRLRGHGLMWGLTLSNDSADAVVKAALHEGLILNAPQPNCLRFTPALTVSKSNIDEMLLRLARAFSRVRTAQLQCRKGIAV encoded by the coding sequence GTGAATCTGTTTCGCCGCCCTGCACCAAGTCTGGACGATCTGATCCTCGACGCGCCGCACGAGGATCTGCCCAGCGATGCCCTGATGCCCACCGTTGCAAGGCCTGCGCAGGTCTTCGTGCGCGGCCAGGGCTCCTGGCTCTGGGACAGCGACGACCGTGCGTACCTTGATTTCAGTCAGGGCAGCGCCGCCAACAGCCTGGGCCACAGCCCGCAGGTGCTGGTCAAGGCCCTCGCCGATCAGACTCAGGCGCTGATCAACCCCGGCAATGGCTTGCACAATCGCCACCAACTGAACCTCGTCGACCGGTTGTGCCATCACACGGGCAGTGATCAGGGATACCTGCTTAATAGCGGCGCTGAAGCCTGCGAAGCTGCGATCAAGCTGGCGCGCAAATGGGGCCAACAGCACCGCGGCGGCGCGTACCACATCATCAGCGCCAGCACCGGTTGCCATGGCCGCAGTTTCGCGGCGATGGCGGCTTCGACGGGGGCGGGTGGCAACCGTTTTGAACCGCAATTGCCGGGTTTCAGCCATGTGCCTTTCAACGACCTGCCTGCGTTGCACGCGGCGGTGGATGCGCAGACCGTGGCCATCATGCTGGAACCGATTCAGGGCGCAGCCGGTGTGATCCCCGCCACCGAGCACTACCTCAAAGGTGTTGAACGCCTGTGCCGCGAGCTGGGAATCCTGCTGATTCTCGATGAAGTGCACACCGGGATCGGCCGTTGCGGCACCTTGCTCGTCGAACAACAGTACGGCGTGCGCGCCGACATCATCACCCTTGGCAAAGGCCTGGGCGGCGGCGTGCCGTTGGCGGCCCTGCTGGCGCGCGGCAAGGCCTGTTGCTTCGAGGTGGGCGAGTTGGATGGCACCCACCATGGCAACGCGTTGATGGCAGCGGCCGGGGAGGCGGTACTGAAGACGGTGGTGGAGGAGGGATTTCTGGAGCAGGTGCGCGAGTCCGGCCTTTACCTTGGCGAAGGCCTTGCCCGCCTGGCTTATCGCTACGACCACGGCCGATTGCGCGGCCATGGCCTGATGTGGGGCCTGACGTTGTCGAATGATTCTGCAGATGCCGTCGTAAAAGCAGCATTGCACGAAGGATTGATCCTTAACGCCCCGCAACCCAACTGCCTGCGCTTCACCCCAGCCTTGACGGTCAGCAAAAGCAATATCGACGAAATGCTTCTGCGCCTGGCTCGCGCCTTCTCCCGAGTGCGCACCGCGCAGTTGCAATGCCGCAAGGGCATCGCCGTTTAA